In the Streptomyces sp. cg36 genome, one interval contains:
- a CDS encoding alpha/beta hydrolase family protein: MDASLSRRGLLSVAALAAAASVTGLPRAAAASGAAPARLRLTLPAPTGPHPVGTVALRLVDRARRDPWVPSRGRRELMVSVRYPARDVRGYPRAPQMAPGEAAAYDLASGLGEDLPPGRVDWAATLSHAHTGAPAAGDRLPVVLYSPGAGDPRTLGTDLCDELASHGYAVVMVDHTHDAGAVEFPNGRVERTVLFDEYARARKKGPKALVAFLKKVADVRVADARFVLDRLGALPGGLGARLDPCAIGMFGQSAGGFAAAQTLHDDRRVRAALNMDGVMGYTQRDDDPSHPSTVATDGVDRPLLLMGMEGDDHHTVASWGAAWEHSTGWHRDLTLTGAAHASFTDLQYQVPQIVRGLGLDDSVRTKNVGSLDPERSVAAQRAYVRAFFDRWLRGGDPAGLLDGPSARWPEVRFVA; the protein is encoded by the coding sequence ATGGATGCCTCGCTCTCCCGCCGTGGTCTGCTGTCCGTCGCCGCCCTCGCCGCCGCCGCTTCCGTGACCGGCCTGCCGCGCGCCGCCGCCGCGTCCGGCGCCGCGCCCGCCCGCCTGCGCCTCACCCTGCCCGCCCCGACCGGCCCGCACCCTGTCGGCACCGTCGCGCTGCGGCTGGTGGACCGGGCGCGGCGCGATCCCTGGGTGCCGTCGCGGGGCCGGCGGGAGCTGATGGTGAGCGTGCGGTACCCGGCGCGGGACGTGCGCGGGTACCCCCGGGCCCCGCAGATGGCGCCGGGCGAGGCCGCCGCGTACGACCTGGCCAGTGGCCTCGGCGAGGACCTGCCGCCGGGCCGCGTCGACTGGGCGGCGACCCTCAGCCACGCGCACACCGGCGCCCCCGCCGCCGGTGACCGCCTGCCCGTCGTCCTGTACTCGCCGGGCGCGGGCGACCCCCGCACGCTGGGCACCGACCTCTGCGACGAACTCGCCTCGCACGGCTACGCGGTGGTGATGGTCGACCACACCCATGACGCCGGGGCGGTGGAGTTCCCGAACGGCCGGGTGGAGCGGACGGTGCTGTTCGACGAGTACGCGCGGGCGCGCAAGAAGGGGCCGAAGGCGCTGGTCGCGTTCTTGAAGAAGGTCGCGGACGTACGGGTCGCGGACGCCCGTTTCGTACTGGACCGGCTCGGGGCGCTGCCCGGCGGCCTCGGGGCGCGGCTGGACCCGTGCGCGATCGGCATGTTCGGCCAGTCGGCGGGCGGCTTCGCCGCCGCCCAGACCCTGCACGACGACCGCCGGGTGCGGGCCGCGCTCAACATGGACGGCGTGATGGGCTACACCCAGCGCGACGACGACCCCTCCCACCCCTCCACGGTCGCCACCGACGGCGTGGACCGCCCGCTGCTGCTCATGGGCATGGAGGGCGACGACCACCACACCGTGGCGTCCTGGGGCGCGGCCTGGGAGCACAGCACGGGCTGGCACCGCGACCTCACCCTGACCGGCGCGGCCCACGCCTCCTTCACCGATCTCCAGTACCAAGTGCCGCAGATCGTAAGGGGGTTGGGCCTGGACGACTCCGTCCGCACCAAGAACGTGGGCAGCCTCGACCCGGAGCGGTCGGTGGCCGCGCAGCGGGCGTACGTGAGGGCCTTCTTCGACCGGTGGCTGCGGGGCGGGGACCCGGCGGGGCTGCTGGACGGGCCGTCGGCGCGGTGGCCGGAGGTGCGGTTCGTGGCGTGA
- a CDS encoding copper homeostasis protein CutC yields MSNRALLEVIALDAEDARAAQAGGADRLELVTDMAADGLTPSREAFAAIRAAVDIPLRVMLRAADGFAAGDVDALVRDARALRAEGADEFVLGFLDETGAPDMTAVRALVAELDGCRWTFHRAIDRAADRDALRKELSGLAGLDTYLTAGSARGVDDGLTTLVAEAGRAGEPGYEPRILVGGGLRLDHLPELLAAGVDAVHIGGASRPHGWDAPVAAEAVAEWRGALDA; encoded by the coding sequence ATGAGCAACCGTGCACTGCTTGAGGTGATCGCTCTCGACGCGGAGGACGCGCGCGCGGCGCAGGCCGGCGGGGCGGACCGGCTGGAGCTGGTCACCGACATGGCGGCCGACGGACTGACCCCCTCCCGCGAGGCGTTCGCGGCGATCCGCGCCGCCGTGGACATCCCGCTGCGCGTGATGCTGCGGGCGGCGGACGGCTTCGCCGCCGGTGACGTGGACGCGCTCGTCCGCGACGCGCGGGCGCTGCGGGCCGAGGGCGCCGACGAGTTCGTGCTCGGGTTCCTCGACGAGACCGGGGCGCCCGACATGACGGCGGTGCGGGCGCTGGTGGCGGAGCTCGACGGGTGCCGGTGGACGTTCCACCGCGCCATCGACCGGGCGGCCGACCGCGACGCCCTGCGCAAGGAGCTCTCCGGCCTGGCCGGGCTCGACACGTATCTGACGGCCGGGTCGGCCCGGGGCGTCGACGACGGCCTGACCACGCTGGTCGCCGAGGCGGGCCGGGCGGGGGAGCCGGGCTACGAGCCGCGCATCCTGGTCGGCGGCGGGCTGCGCCTGGACCACCTGCCCGAGCTGCTGGCGGCCGGGGTCGACGCGGTCCACATCGGCGGCGCCTCGCGCCCCCACGGCTGGGACGCGCCGGTGGCGGCGGAAGCGGTCGCCGAGTGGCGCGGGGCGCTGGACGCGTAA
- a CDS encoding DUF2993 domain-containing protein: MRPPTRMPSRPRNPYDELAALADPEPGTEPAPPPRILPLDLSRLHAEPDEEPWSPPDHRRSHGRRARRSRRRRRGPFAALPRLAKLLCALAVCTGFLVLADRCAAMYAEKKAQRALQDQLHLVAAPQVDIHGFPFLTQVLDKRLTRVDVTVPHVAADRVSLTKVQASARDIKLTGDLPDDIGSAVVGSLDGRITLSFDDMNRELTASQLKFSRIGDDTVGADGSLAVAGQRLRVRARAQVRLVGDSGLATDVDGMSLDVPGIATYRPGRNRGLTLHRESAELLSRDAARVKSLLSVPAVVKRLGVPQQDVDLALRNETKLHELTGSPRFVDRLMGVNLVDVVVDHPWLLSRIGIDPKLITGLIALRPPELSDRLSFSFTLPREARALRVRDVRVEEKGVVATVSGVEVGVGKGH; this comes from the coding sequence ATGCGACCCCCCACACGCATGCCGTCCCGCCCGCGCAACCCCTACGACGAACTGGCCGCCCTGGCCGACCCCGAGCCCGGCACGGAGCCCGCGCCCCCGCCCCGGATCCTGCCGCTCGACCTCAGCCGGCTCCACGCCGAACCGGACGAGGAGCCGTGGTCGCCGCCCGACCACCGGCGCTCCCACGGCCGCCGCGCCAGGCGGAGCCGACGGCGGCGGCGCGGCCCGTTCGCCGCACTCCCCCGGCTGGCGAAGCTGCTGTGCGCGCTGGCCGTGTGCACCGGGTTCCTGGTCCTCGCGGACCGGTGCGCGGCCATGTACGCGGAGAAGAAGGCGCAGCGGGCGCTCCAGGACCAGCTCCACCTCGTGGCCGCCCCGCAGGTGGACATCCATGGATTCCCGTTCCTGACCCAGGTCCTGGACAAGCGTCTGACGCGGGTGGACGTCACCGTCCCGCACGTGGCCGCCGACCGGGTCTCGCTCACGAAGGTGCAGGCCAGTGCGCGGGACATCAAGCTGACGGGCGATCTGCCGGACGACATCGGCAGTGCGGTCGTCGGCAGCCTGGACGGGCGGATCACCCTGTCCTTCGACGACATGAACCGCGAACTCACCGCCTCCCAGCTGAAGTTCAGCAGGATCGGCGACGACACCGTGGGCGCGGACGGCAGCCTGGCCGTCGCCGGGCAGCGGCTGCGCGTACGGGCGCGGGCCCAGGTGCGGCTCGTCGGCGACAGCGGGCTCGCCACCGACGTCGACGGGATGAGCCTGGACGTGCCGGGCATCGCCACCTACCGGCCGGGCCGGAACCGGGGCCTGACCCTGCACCGGGAGTCCGCCGAGCTCCTCAGCCGGGACGCCGCCCGGGTGAAGTCGCTGCTGTCGGTGCCCGCGGTGGTGAAACGGCTCGGCGTGCCGCAGCAGGACGTGGACCTCGCGCTGCGGAACGAGACGAAGCTGCACGAGCTGACGGGCTCGCCCCGCTTCGTCGACCGGCTGATGGGGGTCAACCTCGTCGACGTGGTCGTCGACCACCCCTGGCTGCTGTCGCGGATCGGCATCGACCCGAAGCTGATCACCGGCCTGATCGCACTGCGCCCGCCGGAGCTCTCCGACCGCCTGTCCTTCTCGTTCACGCTCCCGAGGGAGGCGCGGGCACTGCGGGTGCGGGACGTACGGGTGGAGGAGAAGGGCGTGGTGGCGACGGTCTCCGGGGTGGAGGTGGGCGTGGGGAAGGGCCACTGA